In Burkholderia gladioli, a genomic segment contains:
- a CDS encoding DUF4148 domain-containing protein produces the protein MKKLSTLAIALCALTIPALSFAQGTAPITRAQVVAELAQLEQAGYDPAAGESVDYPAKLQAAEAKVAQQQAGQAQRAQAANGQNSAASDPNCVGPASFCNVYFGS, from the coding sequence ATGAAGAAGCTGAGTACCCTCGCCATCGCCCTTTGCGCCCTTACCATCCCGGCGTTGTCGTTCGCCCAGGGCACCGCGCCGATCACGCGCGCGCAGGTGGTGGCAGAACTCGCGCAACTCGAACAGGCCGGCTACGATCCGGCGGCGGGCGAGAGCGTCGACTACCCGGCCAAGCTGCAGGCCGCCGAGGCGAAGGTCGCGCAACAGCAGGCAGGCCAGGCGCAGCGCGCCCAGGCTGCGAACGGCCAGAACTCGGCCGCCTCGGACCCGAACTGCGTGGGCCCGGCCAGCTTCTGCAACGTGTATTTCGGTAGCTGA
- a CDS encoding penicillin acylase family protein, with translation MTSRKRRLSRWLKILAGLLVLAVVAVAIGATLFLRASLPQLDGELRAAGLGAPLTVTRDAAGVPTLSGRDRYDLAYGLGYLHAQDRFFQMDYLRRSGAGELSALVGSAALGLDREHRLYRFRARAREAVARLSPDEHKALDRYTQGVNDGLAALGARPFEYALLGARPERWQPEDSLLAIYAMYFELQGNLPAREVGRLWLRTHATAEQQAFLLPESSRHDAPLDATGIDAPLAPLPENAPEGFRGGSDGLQKRAALDFRSSIGSNSWVIAGKRSANGAAIVGDDMHLGIALPNTWYRAALVTQDGTHTRRVVGVTLAGLPGVVVGSNGEVAWGFTDGYINGLNLVPLEHEGSDPLAFRVNGVSERARAYTETIGVHGGAAQTMTVLETSVGPVREIDGRPYAVHWVAQAPEAVNLTLARMGEAGDLDSAMRIANTSGIPAENIMIGDRSGRIGWTIAGPLPDRRGVGAGPGWRGVLPPEAVPRVVDPSGGQLWTANNRQLASDAYQLIGDGGADHGSRASQLRDDLTALGQTSEPAAYQVDLDDRALFITPWRERALRLLDDAAVAGHPQRAEFKRLLTESWTGRASVDSVGYRLARGFLYRLSGDVFGGLDTQIHQLDPDADYEHVNSRWSITMARLLDAQPAGWLPAGAGSWRELQLKAIDQVIAELTRDGAKLDQATWGRHNTLRIAHPFASSVPLLGRWLAAPAEQVPGDSGMPRVAGPNFGQSERMVVSPGHEEAGIFNMPGGQSGHPLSPFFLAGHEAWVKGEPTPFLPGEAKHSLRFVP, from the coding sequence ATGACTTCCCGCAAGCGCCGCCTGTCGAGGTGGCTCAAGATCCTGGCAGGCCTGCTGGTGCTGGCCGTGGTGGCGGTCGCCATCGGCGCGACGCTGTTCCTGCGCGCGAGCCTGCCGCAACTCGACGGCGAACTGCGTGCCGCCGGGCTCGGCGCGCCGCTGACGGTGACCCGCGATGCCGCCGGGGTGCCCACCCTGAGCGGGCGCGACCGCTACGACCTGGCCTACGGGCTCGGTTACCTGCATGCGCAGGACCGCTTCTTCCAGATGGACTACCTGCGCCGCAGCGGCGCGGGCGAACTGTCGGCCCTGGTGGGCAGCGCGGCGCTCGGCCTGGATCGCGAACATCGCCTGTACCGCTTCCGCGCGCGGGCCCGCGAGGCCGTGGCACGGCTCTCGCCCGACGAACACAAGGCGCTCGATCGTTATACGCAGGGCGTCAACGACGGGCTGGCCGCGCTCGGCGCGCGGCCCTTCGAATACGCGCTGCTGGGCGCGCGCCCCGAGCGCTGGCAGCCGGAGGATTCGCTGCTGGCGATCTACGCGATGTACTTCGAACTGCAGGGCAACCTGCCGGCGCGCGAGGTCGGCAGGCTGTGGTTGCGCACGCATGCAACGGCCGAGCAGCAGGCCTTCCTGCTGCCCGAATCGTCGAGGCACGACGCGCCGCTCGACGCGACCGGCATCGACGCGCCGCTCGCGCCGCTGCCCGAGAACGCGCCCGAAGGCTTCCGCGGCGGCTCGGACGGCCTGCAGAAGCGCGCCGCGCTCGATTTCCGTTCCTCGATCGGCAGCAATAGCTGGGTGATCGCCGGCAAGCGCAGCGCCAACGGCGCGGCCATCGTCGGCGACGACATGCACCTGGGCATCGCCTTGCCGAACACCTGGTATCGCGCCGCGCTGGTCACGCAGGACGGCACGCACACGCGCCGCGTGGTGGGCGTGACGCTGGCCGGGCTGCCCGGCGTGGTGGTCGGCAGCAACGGCGAGGTGGCCTGGGGCTTCACCGACGGCTACATCAACGGCCTGAACCTGGTGCCGCTCGAACACGAGGGCAGCGACCCGCTGGCGTTCCGCGTGAACGGCGTGAGCGAGCGCGCCCGGGCCTATACCGAGACGATCGGCGTGCACGGCGGCGCCGCGCAGACCATGACGGTGCTCGAAACGTCCGTGGGCCCGGTCAGGGAGATCGACGGCCGGCCCTACGCGGTGCACTGGGTCGCGCAAGCGCCCGAGGCGGTGAACCTGACGCTGGCGCGCATGGGCGAGGCCGGCGACCTCGACAGCGCGATGCGGATCGCCAACACTTCGGGGATTCCGGCCGAGAACATCATGATCGGCGATCGCTCGGGCCGCATCGGCTGGACCATCGCCGGGCCGCTGCCGGATCGGCGCGGCGTGGGCGCCGGCCCCGGCTGGCGGGGCGTGCTGCCGCCCGAGGCGGTGCCGCGCGTGGTCGATCCCTCGGGCGGCCAGCTGTGGACCGCCAACAACCGGCAACTGGCCAGCGATGCTTATCAATTGATCGGCGACGGCGGGGCCGACCACGGCTCGCGCGCTTCGCAACTGCGCGATGACCTGACGGCGCTCGGACAGACCAGCGAGCCCGCCGCCTACCAGGTCGATCTCGACGATCGCGCGCTGTTCATCACGCCGTGGCGCGAGCGCGCGCTGCGCCTGCTCGACGACGCGGCCGTGGCCGGCCATCCGCAGCGCGCCGAATTCAAGCGCCTGCTGACCGAAAGCTGGACCGGGCGCGCCAGCGTCGATTCGGTCGGCTACCGGCTCGCGCGCGGCTTCCTGTATCGCCTGTCCGGCGACGTGTTCGGCGGGCTCGACACGCAGATCCACCAGCTCGATCCCGATGCCGACTACGAGCATGTGAACTCGCGCTGGTCGATCACCATGGCGCGCCTGCTCGATGCGCAGCCGGCGGGCTGGCTACCGGCCGGCGCCGGGAGCTGGCGCGAGCTGCAACTGAAGGCGATCGACCAGGTGATCGCCGAGCTCACGCGCGACGGCGCGAAGCTCGACCAGGCCACCTGGGGCCGCCACAACACGCTGCGCATCGCGCATCCGTTCGCCTCCAGCGTGCCGCTGCTGGGCCGCTGGCTGGCGGCGCCGGCCGAGCAGGTGCCGGGCGATTCCGGCATGCCGCGCGTGGCGGGCCCGAACTTCGGGCAGTCGGAGCGCATGGTGGTGTCGCCGGGGCACGAGGAGGCCGGCATCTTCAACATGCCGGGCGGGCAGAGCGGCCATCCGCTGAGCCCCTTCTTCCTGGCCGGCCACGAAGCCTGGGTGAAGGGCGAGCCCACGCCGTTCCTGCCCGGGGAGGCGAAGCACAGCCTGCGATTCGTGCCCTGA
- a CDS encoding TDT family transporter → MMKTSQAALARRAAQRPAWLENIRQFTPNWFAVTMGTGVVYLVLNALPGASPLKTLAAAWLWRLDILLYALFAAMFVARLVLFSDTIRPMLHHPLQSLFLGTLPMGLAPIVNGLVLFGGAQQGNTAGQLALVLWSFDAALSVLVAIGVPYLVFTVQEHSLEKLTAALLLPIVAPEVAAASAALLAPHLNPAAAQVVIGLGYVLWAISVPLAFSILTIVLFRLVIHKLPHRELGVTSWLTLGPIGTGALGLLTLGHAASQAFAGTALQSVAVAARDFGVLGALLLWGAGLWWLACALLFMWRYRREGLPFNLGWWGFTFPIGVYTLATFNLAHVTGFGIFTGLGLGFASLLGMLWIVVLARTLRGLMFERMFRAPCLATSRA, encoded by the coding sequence ATGATGAAAACCTCCCAAGCCGCCCTCGCCCGCCGCGCCGCCCAGCGGCCCGCCTGGCTCGAGAATATCCGCCAGTTCACGCCCAACTGGTTCGCCGTGACGATGGGCACGGGCGTGGTCTACCTGGTGCTGAACGCGCTGCCGGGCGCCTCGCCGCTCAAGACGCTGGCCGCCGCCTGGCTGTGGCGCCTCGACATCCTGCTCTACGCGCTGTTCGCCGCGATGTTCGTCGCTCGCCTGGTGCTGTTCAGCGACACCATCCGGCCGATGCTGCACCATCCGCTGCAATCGCTGTTTCTCGGCACGCTGCCGATGGGACTGGCGCCGATCGTCAATGGCCTGGTGCTGTTCGGCGGCGCGCAGCAGGGCAACACGGCCGGGCAGCTCGCGCTGGTCCTGTGGAGCTTCGACGCGGCGCTGTCGGTGCTGGTCGCGATCGGCGTGCCCTACCTGGTGTTCACGGTGCAGGAACACAGCCTCGAGAAGCTGACCGCGGCCCTGCTGCTGCCGATCGTGGCGCCCGAGGTGGCCGCCGCCAGCGCCGCCCTGCTGGCGCCGCACCTGAACCCCGCCGCCGCGCAGGTGGTGATCGGCCTCGGCTACGTGCTGTGGGCGATCTCGGTGCCGCTGGCCTTCTCGATCCTGACCATCGTGCTGTTCCGCCTGGTGATCCACAAGCTGCCGCATCGCGAACTCGGCGTGACCAGCTGGCTCACGCTCGGCCCCATCGGCACCGGCGCGCTCGGCCTGCTCACGCTCGGCCATGCCGCCAGCCAGGCCTTCGCCGGCACGGCGCTGCAAAGCGTGGCCGTCGCCGCCCGCGACTTCGGCGTGCTCGGCGCGCTGCTGCTCTGGGGTGCCGGGCTCTGGTGGCTGGCCTGTGCCCTGCTGTTCATGTGGCGCTATCGCCGCGAGGGGCTGCCCTTCAATCTCGGCTGGTGGGGCTTCACGTTTCCGATCGGCGTCTACACATTGGCGACCTTCAACCTCGCCCACGTGACCGGTTTCGGCATCTTCACCGGCCTCGGCCTGGGCTTCGCCAGCCTGCTCGGCATGCTGTGGATCGTGGTGCTGGCCCGCACGCTGCGCGGCCTGATGTTCGAGCGGATGTTCCGCGCGCCGTGCCTGGCGACCAGCCGCGCCTGA
- a CDS encoding PLP-dependent aminotransferase family protein: MSTQASAGASRLSVMNFLNEAANEYPQAISFASGRPAEQFFSLEGWLEAVPDYQAHAARAAGQDLALAGRRLAQYGRTAGIINALIAEQLRLDEGVDCDASQVVVTAGCQEALALLVPALCRASGDVMLARNPTYIGITGVADFAGIEILPVECEAGENWEQALARTAAALRRAGKTARGFYLTPEFDNPTGTVLDEAERRSIIAGCLEHRIVVLEDNPYGMFRYDGESTRPMMALDPAGCVIYLATYSKTLCPAVRVGAAVLPRRLFGSEQAAERLRAEVSERKSFVTVNTSQVTQALVGGVLLREGHSLRRLVDAPRRFYHDNRDALLGALERAFGTDGEIRWNRPDGGFFLGVTLPFEFGERETVECARDHGVIVMPMTFFSLDASRRREVRLAFSNAGAAEIEAGVARFASYLGEKRASLA; the protein is encoded by the coding sequence TTGTCGACTCAAGCAAGCGCCGGAGCCTCGCGGCTCTCGGTGATGAATTTCCTCAACGAGGCCGCCAACGAGTATCCGCAGGCGATCTCCTTCGCCTCGGGCCGCCCGGCCGAGCAGTTCTTCTCGCTGGAAGGCTGGCTGGAGGCGGTGCCCGACTACCAGGCCCACGCGGCCCGCGCGGCCGGCCAGGACCTCGCGCTGGCGGGCCGGCGGCTCGCCCAGTACGGCCGTACGGCCGGCATCATCAATGCCCTGATCGCCGAGCAACTGCGCCTGGACGAAGGCGTCGACTGCGATGCCTCGCAGGTGGTGGTGACGGCCGGCTGCCAGGAGGCGCTGGCGCTGCTGGTGCCCGCGCTGTGCCGCGCCAGCGGCGATGTGATGCTGGCGCGCAATCCCACCTATATCGGCATCACCGGCGTGGCCGATTTCGCCGGCATCGAGATCCTGCCCGTCGAATGCGAGGCCGGCGAGAACTGGGAGCAGGCGCTGGCCCGCACCGCCGCCGCGCTGCGCCGCGCCGGCAAGACCGCGCGCGGCTTCTACCTGACGCCCGAGTTCGACAATCCGACCGGCACCGTGCTCGACGAGGCCGAGCGGCGCTCGATCATCGCCGGCTGCCTGGAGCATCGCATCGTGGTGCTCGAGGACAATCCCTACGGCATGTTCCGCTACGACGGCGAGTCGACCCGGCCGATGATGGCGCTCGATCCGGCCGGCTGCGTGATCTACCTGGCCACCTATTCGAAGACGCTGTGCCCGGCCGTGCGGGTCGGCGCGGCGGTGTTGCCCAGGCGCCTGTTCGGCAGCGAGCAGGCCGCCGAGCGCCTGCGCGCGGAAGTCTCGGAGCGCAAGAGCTTCGTGACCGTCAACACCAGCCAGGTGACCCAGGCCCTGGTGGGTGGCGTGCTGCTGCGCGAGGGCCATAGCCTGCGGCGACTGGTCGATGCGCCGCGCCGCTTCTACCACGACAATCGCGACGCGCTGCTGGGCGCACTCGAACGCGCCTTCGGCACCGATGGCGAGATCCGCTGGAATCGCCCCGACGGCGGCTTCTTCCTCGGCGTCACGCTGCCCTTCGAGTTCGGCGAGCGCGAGACCGTGGAATGCGCGCGCGATCACGGCGTGATCGTGATGCCGATGACCTTCTTCTCGCTCGACGCCTCGCGACGCCGCGAAGTGCGGCTCGCCTTCAGCAATGCCGGCGCGGCCGAGATCGAGGCCGGCGTGGCGCGCTTCGCCAGCTACCTCGGCGAGAAGCGCGCCTCGCTCGCCTGA
- a CDS encoding LysR family transcriptional regulator, with protein sequence MNFTHLLAFHEVARAGSISAGAERLHVSQPAVTREIRELEARLGLVLFDRLPRGVALTEAGRLLFDHASRIFALADTAESELRELAGLGAGHLRIGASNTLGVYLVPALIARFSARHPRITIDLTVTNTEGVEAGLRDLSFTLGFVEGPFDTAVLDARPIGADEIAVVAAAGHPLAGRCLAPADLAEHAVILREPGSGTRAIVEEAYARLGLSITPLMSVSDTEAIKRLLQAQQSLAYLSRLSVSDELARGDLQLVEVDAPRIERALHMVWLKGRSLSPGAQAMMALVPPGAAGDLAAPSSASATARQAAKARRKPA encoded by the coding sequence ATGAACTTCACGCATTTACTGGCCTTCCACGAAGTCGCGCGCGCCGGCAGCATCAGCGCCGGCGCGGAGCGCCTGCACGTCAGCCAGCCCGCCGTCACGCGCGAGATCCGCGAACTCGAGGCGCGGCTCGGCCTGGTGCTGTTCGATCGCCTGCCGCGCGGCGTGGCGCTGACCGAGGCGGGGCGGCTGCTGTTCGACCACGCGTCGCGGATCTTCGCGCTGGCCGACACGGCCGAGAGCGAACTGCGCGAGCTGGCCGGCCTTGGCGCCGGGCATCTGCGGATCGGCGCGAGCAACACGCTGGGCGTCTATCTGGTGCCGGCCCTGATCGCGCGCTTCAGCGCACGGCACCCGCGCATCACGATCGACTTGACGGTCACCAATACCGAAGGCGTCGAGGCCGGCCTGCGCGATCTGAGCTTCACGCTCGGTTTCGTCGAGGGCCCGTTCGATACGGCCGTGCTCGATGCGCGCCCGATCGGCGCCGACGAGATCGCCGTGGTGGCCGCCGCCGGCCATCCGCTGGCCGGGCGGTGCCTCGCGCCGGCCGATCTCGCCGAACACGCCGTGATCCTGCGCGAGCCCGGCTCCGGCACCCGCGCGATCGTCGAGGAAGCCTATGCGCGGCTGGGGCTGTCGATCACGCCGCTGATGTCGGTCAGCGATACCGAGGCGATCAAGCGATTGTTGCAGGCACAACAATCCCTGGCTTATCTCTCGCGGCTGAGCGTGAGCGACGAACTCGCGCGCGGCGACTTGCAACTGGTGGAGGTCGACGCGCCGCGTATCGAGCGGGCCCTGCACATGGTCTGGCTCAAGGGGCGTTCGCTGTCGCCGGGCGCGCAGGCGATGATGGCGCTGGTGCCGCCGGGCGCGGCCGGCGATCTGGCGGCGCCGTCAAGCGCCTCCGCCACGGCGCGCCAGGCGGCGAAGGCCCGCCGCAAACCGGCCTGA
- a CDS encoding anthranilate synthase component II, whose product MCQALIIDNFDSFTYNIFQQMGQVCGVEPTVVKNTASLDEIDFSRYDCIIVSPGPGTPAVPADVGISADVIRDTELPLLGVCLGHQCMAHLYGMEVVHAPVPMHGRVNVIRHDGRGVFTGLPEELSIVRYHSLVVKAVREPFELCAWGEDGVIHGIRHRTRPLHGVQFHPESICTEAGIELFRNFRDIALEHKSQVVA is encoded by the coding sequence ATGTGCCAAGCCCTGATCATCGATAACTTCGATTCCTTCACGTACAACATCTTCCAGCAGATGGGGCAGGTCTGCGGGGTCGAGCCGACCGTGGTGAAGAACACCGCCTCGCTCGACGAGATCGACTTCTCGCGCTACGACTGCATCATCGTCTCGCCGGGCCCCGGTACGCCGGCGGTGCCGGCCGACGTGGGCATCAGCGCCGACGTGATCCGCGATACCGAACTGCCGCTGCTCGGCGTCTGTCTCGGCCACCAATGCATGGCGCACCTGTACGGCATGGAGGTGGTGCATGCGCCGGTGCCGATGCATGGCCGCGTCAACGTGATCCGTCACGACGGGCGCGGCGTGTTCACGGGGCTGCCGGAGGAACTGTCGATCGTGCGCTACCACTCGCTGGTGGTGAAGGCGGTACGCGAGCCCTTCGAGCTGTGCGCCTGGGGCGAGGACGGCGTGATCCACGGTATCCGCCATCGCACGCGGCCGCTGCATGGCGTGCAGTTCCATCCCGAATCGATCTGCACCGAGGCGGGTATCGAGCTGTTCCGGAACTTCCGCGATATCGCCCTCGAGCACAAGAGCCAGGTGGTGGCCTGA
- a CDS encoding response regulator transcription factor, translated as MSRILVIEADRQALRDIAQSLQRQGLSADDTASARDALYRVTSGAYALVIVAYDLPEIDGPALVAAMRATGLSVPMLAIDAQGSIERCVRMLKAGADDYQPFPLDLEELGARVLALLRRQARPPAPADDAAAARLQAGGIVLDRIRRIALVDATLVELRPTEFRLLEFLMLNADRVMTRRMILEAVWQHHFDPGTNLIEVHVKQLRAKLRDPDGRRFIHTVRRAGYYFSGDAPDARREARGEGGEDDTNALPHRRGEARPSALHSRA; from the coding sequence ATGAGCCGCATCCTCGTGATCGAAGCGGATCGGCAGGCATTGCGAGATATCGCGCAATCGCTGCAGCGGCAGGGCTTGTCGGCCGACGACACGGCCTCGGCGCGCGACGCGCTGTATCGCGTGACCAGCGGCGCCTATGCGCTGGTGATCGTCGCCTACGACCTGCCCGAGATCGACGGCCCCGCGCTGGTGGCGGCGATGCGCGCGACGGGCCTGAGCGTGCCGATGCTGGCGATCGATGCCCAGGGCAGCATCGAGCGCTGCGTGCGCATGCTGAAAGCGGGTGCCGACGACTACCAGCCGTTCCCGCTGGACCTGGAAGAGCTGGGGGCGCGCGTGCTTGCGCTGCTGCGACGGCAGGCGAGGCCGCCGGCACCAGCCGACGACGCGGCGGCGGCGCGCCTGCAGGCGGGCGGCATCGTGCTGGACCGGATTCGCCGCATCGCCCTGGTGGATGCCACCCTGGTGGAACTGCGCCCGACCGAGTTCCGCCTGCTCGAATTCCTGATGTTGAATGCCGATCGCGTGATGACGCGGCGAATGATCCTCGAGGCGGTCTGGCAGCATCATTTCGATCCGGGCACCAACCTGATCGAGGTGCACGTCAAGCAGTTGCGCGCCAAGCTGCGCGACCCAGATGGCCGGCGCTTCATCCACACGGTCCGGCGTGCCGGTTATTACTTCTCGGGCGATGCGCCGGATGCGCGTCGCGAGGCAAGGGGCGAGGGCGGCGAGGACGATACGAACGCACTCCCGCATCGGCGCGGCGAGGCGCGCCCCAGCGCGCTGCATTCCCGCGCCTGA
- a CDS encoding alpha-hydroxy-acid oxidizing protein, whose product MPPPINVEDFRKLARRRLPRRVFDYLDGGAEDERGLRRNRDAFARLAFVPRRLVDVASRELSTTLLGQRLAVPFVLAPTGLNGLIWPQGDIALARAAQRAGIPFAMSTASNVSLERLAGEAGGELWFQLYVMHRELADSLAERAARAGYRTLVVTVDVPLNGKRERDLRNGFALPLRPSPGLLLDTLRHPRWSAALLRAGGVPTLANVGADDHASVEVKAALLRRQMDASFNWHDLRRLRDRWPHRLLVKGILGTDDALACLELGVDGVILSNHGARQLDDAVAPIDMIAAARHACERRGALLLDSGIRRGSDIAKALALGADAVMLGRAVLYGLAAAGEAGVTRVIEILGDELDRTLAMLGCRGVVDLSAAHVEPSAAPGEGW is encoded by the coding sequence ATGCCGCCACCGATCAACGTCGAAGACTTCCGCAAGCTCGCCCGACGCCGGCTGCCGCGCCGCGTGTTCGACTACCTGGACGGCGGCGCCGAGGACGAACGCGGCCTGCGCCGCAATCGCGACGCCTTCGCGCGCCTGGCCTTCGTGCCGCGCCGCCTGGTGGACGTGGCCTCGCGCGAGCTGTCCACCACCCTGCTCGGCCAGCGGCTCGCCGTGCCCTTCGTGCTGGCGCCGACCGGCCTGAACGGCCTGATCTGGCCGCAAGGCGATATCGCGCTGGCACGCGCGGCGCAGCGCGCCGGCATTCCGTTCGCGATGTCCACCGCTTCGAACGTCTCGCTGGAGCGCCTGGCCGGCGAAGCGGGCGGCGAGCTGTGGTTCCAGCTCTACGTGATGCATCGCGAGCTGGCCGACAGCCTCGCCGAGCGCGCCGCGCGCGCCGGTTATCGCACCCTGGTGGTGACCGTGGACGTGCCGCTCAACGGCAAGCGCGAGCGCGACCTGCGCAACGGCTTCGCGCTGCCGCTGCGGCCCAGCCCGGGCCTGCTGCTCGACACGCTGCGCCATCCGCGCTGGAGCGCCGCGCTGCTGCGCGCGGGCGGCGTGCCGACGCTGGCCAACGTGGGCGCCGACGACCATGCCAGCGTCGAGGTGAAGGCCGCGCTGCTGCGCCGCCAGATGGACGCGAGCTTCAACTGGCACGACCTGCGGCGGCTGCGCGATCGCTGGCCGCATCGGCTGCTGGTGAAGGGCATCCTCGGCACCGACGACGCCCTGGCCTGCCTGGAGCTCGGCGTCGACGGCGTGATCCTGTCGAACCACGGCGCGCGCCAGCTCGACGACGCGGTGGCGCCGATCGACATGATCGCGGCCGCGCGCCATGCTTGCGAGCGACGCGGCGCGCTGCTGCTCGACAGCGGCATCCGGCGCGGCTCCGATATCGCCAAGGCGCTCGCGCTCGGCGCCGATGCGGTGATGCTGGGGCGCGCGGTGCTCTATGGCCTGGCGGCGGCCGGCGAGGCCGGCGTGACGCGCGTGATCGAGATCCTCGGCGACGAGCTCGATCGCACGCTGGCGATGCTGGGCTGCCGCGGCGTGGTCGATTTGTCGGCCGCGCATGTCGAGCCGTCCGCCGCGCCCGGCGAAGGCTGGTGA
- a CDS encoding ankyrin repeat domain-containing protein: protein MPSRCSPSSFLKALVPALLLALGACAAPELHKPEPGVAVQDLHHYDDDWFAAARLGRTDILEALLQAGYPIDSTTRQGYTALILSTYDAQPKAMEFLLEHGANACLGDRNGNTALMGALFKGELDSARRLMRTDCPIDQVNNSGETALSFAALFGRLDLLPELVKRGANPDHADARGTTALRLAQAQGNDAAYHALLTVGATR, encoded by the coding sequence ATGCCATCGCGCTGCAGCCCATCCTCGTTCCTCAAGGCCCTCGTCCCCGCGCTGCTGCTCGCGCTCGGTGCCTGCGCGGCACCCGAGCTGCACAAGCCGGAACCCGGCGTCGCGGTGCAGGATCTCCACCATTACGACGACGACTGGTTCGCCGCGGCCCGCCTCGGACGCACCGACATCCTCGAAGCGCTGCTGCAGGCCGGCTACCCGATCGATTCGACCACCCGCCAGGGTTACACGGCGCTGATCCTGAGCACCTACGACGCCCAGCCCAAGGCGATGGAATTCCTGCTCGAGCATGGCGCGAACGCCTGCCTGGGCGACCGCAACGGCAACACCGCGCTGATGGGCGCGCTCTTCAAGGGCGAGCTGGACAGCGCGCGGCGCCTGATGCGGACCGATTGCCCGATCGACCAGGTCAACAACTCGGGCGAGACCGCGCTCTCGTTCGCGGCGCTGTTCGGCCGGCTCGACCTGCTGCCGGAACTGGTCAAGCGCGGCGCGAACCCCGATCACGCCGACGCGCGCGGCACCACGGCGCTGCGGCTCGCGCAGGCGCAGGGCAACGACGCGGCCTATCACGCGCTGCTGACGGTGGGCGCGACCCGCTGA
- a CDS encoding catalase encodes MSSMAFAANLTRDNGSPVGDNQNSQTAGPSGPVVLQDSHLIEKLQRFDRERIPERVVHARGTGAFGEFVADADISDLSVAKVFTPGEHTPVFVRFSTVMGYRGSPEQARDPRGFATKFYTSEGNWDLVGINLPIFFIRDAIKFPDFVHANKPSAVTGVQDPNLAFDFFAHTPEATAMLTRLYSDEGMPNSYRNMDGFGVHAFKLVNAQGEVHYVKFHWKSAQGMQGIRPQDIPASIGKDWNLMSNDLYGALKRGDDPKWDLYIQVLKPADLDKFDYNALDDTKVWADVPERKIGTMTLNRVPDNYFESTEESAFAPSRMVPGIEPSEDRMLQGRMFSYADTQMYRLGPNFNSLPINRPRVPVVNNNQDGLMNAGDRKGEVNYEPSTLGEIPQDPKYKYVQTPLSGTTQQAAIKKTLNFRQAGEYYRSLSSQGKADLVTALSGDLSRVSNDDNKITMLSYFYKADADYGKRLASATHADLSRVQAKAATLSDM; translated from the coding sequence ATGTCGTCGATGGCGTTCGCGGCAAACCTCACGCGCGATAACGGCTCGCCGGTCGGCGACAATCAGAACTCGCAGACGGCAGGCCCGAGCGGCCCGGTCGTGCTGCAGGACTCGCACCTCATCGAGAAGCTGCAACGCTTCGATCGTGAGCGCATCCCCGAGCGCGTGGTGCATGCGCGCGGTACCGGCGCCTTCGGCGAATTCGTGGCCGACGCGGACATCTCGGACCTGTCGGTCGCCAAGGTGTTCACGCCGGGCGAGCATACGCCGGTGTTCGTGCGCTTCTCGACGGTGATGGGCTATCGCGGCTCGCCCGAGCAGGCGCGTGACCCGCGCGGCTTCGCCACCAAGTTCTACACCAGCGAAGGCAACTGGGACCTGGTGGGCATCAACCTGCCGATCTTCTTCATCCGCGACGCGATCAAGTTCCCCGACTTCGTCCATGCCAACAAGCCCAGCGCGGTGACGGGCGTGCAGGATCCGAACCTCGCCTTCGACTTCTTCGCGCATACGCCGGAAGCCACCGCGATGCTCACGCGCCTGTATTCGGACGAGGGCATGCCCAACTCGTACCGCAACATGGACGGCTTCGGCGTGCACGCCTTCAAGCTGGTCAACGCGCAGGGCGAGGTGCACTACGTGAAGTTCCACTGGAAGAGCGCGCAGGGCATGCAGGGCATCCGTCCGCAGGACATCCCGGCCTCGATCGGCAAGGACTGGAACCTGATGAGCAACGATCTGTACGGCGCGCTCAAGCGCGGCGACGATCCGAAGTGGGACCTCTACATCCAGGTGCTCAAGCCGGCGGATCTCGACAAGTTCGACTACAACGCGCTCGACGACACCAAGGTCTGGGCCGACGTGCCGGAGCGCAAGATCGGCACCATGACGCTGAACCGCGTGCCGGACAACTACTTCGAGAGCACCGAGGAATCGGCCTTCGCGCCCTCGCGCATGGTGCCGGGCATCGAGCCTTCGGAAGACCGCATGCTGCAGGGCCGGATGTTCTCCTACGCCGATACGCAGATGTACCGCCTGGGGCCGAACTTCAACTCGCTGCCGATCAATCGTCCGCGCGTGCCGGTGGTCAACAACAACCAGGACGGGCTGATGAACGCGGGCGACCGCAAGGGCGAGGTGAACTACGAGCCCTCGACGCTCGGCGAGATCCCGCAGGATCCGAAGTACAAGTACGTGCAGACGCCGCTGTCGGGCACCACCCAGCAGGCCGCGATCAAGAAGACGCTGAACTTCCGCCAGGCCGGCGAGTACTACCGCTCGCTGTCCTCGCAGGGCAAGGCGGACCTGGTGACGGCGCTCTCGGGCGACCTGAGTCGTGTCAGCAACGACGACAACAAGATCACCATGCTGTCGTACTTCTACAAGGCCGACGCCGACTACGGCAAGCGCCTGGCCTCGGCCACCCACGCGGACCTGTCGCGCGTGCAGGCCAAGGCGGCCACGCTGAGCGACATGTAA